The genomic interval CGCCGAGTCGTTCGAGACCGAGAACGGACTCGGGAAGTTCCGCGCGGTCTCCCACCAGCCGCCCGCGGAGGTCGAGGACGAGGAGTACCCGTTCGTGCTCTCGACCGGGCGGATCGAACAGCACTACAACTCCGGGGCGATGAGCACGCGCTCGGAGACCCTGATGCGGGTCGTCCCGGAGAACTTCGTGGAGATACACCCGGAGGACGCCGAACCGCTGGGCATCGAGGACGGCCAGCGCGTGGTCGTCTCCTCGCGGCGCGGCGAGGTCGAACTGACCGCCGACGTGACCGACGGCGTCAAGCCGGGGGTCATCTGGTCGACGCCCCACTTCCCCGACGCCCCCATCAACAAGCTGACGAACGACGCGCTCGACCCCGAGGCGAAGATTCCGGAGTACAAGGCCGCGGCGGGCAGGATGGAGGTGGCCCTGCGTCCCGCGGAGGGGAGTGCGGGAAGCGCAGATTAGGAGCGTGTAGGCAGAGAAGAGAGAGCGCCAAAGAAGGACCGACCCTCGGCCCCGTTCGCGGCTCAGAACAGCCCCGAGACGTTCCCGTCGGCGTCGACGTCCATGTCGGCCGCGGCGGGGCGCTCGGGCAGGCCGGGCAGGGTCAGCACGTCGCCGGTCAGCGCGACGACGAACCCGGCACCCGCCGAGGGGTAGAGTTCGCGCACGTCGAGCGTCCAGCCCTCCGGAGCGCCCTTCAGGCTCGGGTCGTCGCTGAGCGAGTGGAACGTCTTGGACATGACGACCGGCATCTCGTCCATGCCCAGTTCCTCCAGTCGCTCGATGTCCTCGCGCGCGCCGTCGGTGAAGTTCACGCCGTCGGCACCGTAGATTTCGGTGGCGATGGTCTCGACCTTCTCGGCGAGGGGGTCGGTCACGTCGTAGAGGAACCGGAAGTCGCGCTCGTCGGTCTCGACGGCCTCCGCGACGTTCTCGACGAGGTCGACGCCGCCCGCGCCGCCCTCGGCGTGGACCGTCGTCTCGGCCGCCCGGACGCCGATGTCGTCGCAGTGGTCGAGGACGGCCCGGACCTCCTCGTCGGTGTCCTGGGGGAAGCGGTTGACCGCGACCACGACCGGGACGCCGAACTGCCGGAGGTTCCGGACGTGCCTGTCGAGGTTCTCGAACCCGGCCCGCACGGCCGACACGTCGGGCGCTTCGAGCGCGTCCATGTCGGCGGGCCACATCTCCTTGCCGTGGTACTTGAGCGCCCGGACCGAGGCGACGAGGACCGTCGCGGAGGGCTCGAAGTCGGCGAACCGACACACCACGTTCATGAACTTCTCCGCGCCGAGGTCCGACCCGAACCCCGCCTCGGTGACGACCCAGTCGGCCGCGCCGAGCGCCACCTCGTCGGCGATGAGCGAGTTGGTGCCGTGGGCGATGTTGGCGAACGGGCCGCCGTGGACGAGCGCGGGCGTCCCCTCGATGGTCTGGACGACGTTGGGCCGCAGGGCGTCCCGGAGCAGGACGGCCACCGCGCCGGTCGCTTCGAGGTCGTCGACGGTGACGGGGTCGCCGTCCACGTCGGAGGCCACGACGATTCGGCCGACCCGCTCTCGGAGGTCGGCGAGGTCGTCGGCGAGCGAGAGGACCGCCATCAGTTCCGAGGCCGCGGTCAGCACGAACCCGTCCTCCCGCGGAACGCCGCCCGCGCCGCCCAGACCGACCACGGTCTCCCGGAGCGCGCGGTCGTTCATGTCGATGGCGCGCGTCCACTCGACGGCGTTGACGTCCACGTCGAGGTCGTTGCCGCTCGCGAGGTGGTTGTCGAGCATCGCGGCGATCAGATTGTGGGCCGCCGTCAGCGCGTGGATGTCGCCGGTGAAGTGGAGGTTGATGTCCTCCATCGGCAGGACCTGCGAGTAGCCCCCGCCCGCCGCGCCGCCCTTGATGCCGAAGACGGGGCCGAGCGACGGTTCGCGGATGGCGACCATCGCCGTCCGGCCGGTTCGGTCGAACGCCTGCCCGAGTCCGACCGAGACGACCGTCTTGCCCTCGCCCATCGGCGTCGGCGTCATCCCGGTGACCACCACGAGGTCGGCGTCGTCCGAGCGCGACCCGCGGAGTCGCTCGACCGCGTCCGTCGTGAGCTTTGCCTTGTGTTCGCCGTACGGTTCGAGGTCGTCCCCCGAGAGGCCGTACGGTTCGACGACCTCCTCGATGGGTCGGAGGTCGACCGACGCCGCTATCTCCCGGTCGTCGGGTATCGACGCCCCGGACTCGCCTGCTGGGCTCATAACGTCCGGGAGTTTGACCCCCGGGCTAATGAACGCTCGTGGCCGTTCTCGCGGGCCGAGAATCGGCTCGGATGGGACGAGCCGAACGCGATGGCCGAGCAGACGGGCCGAATGTGGCGGGCCAGCGAGTCCGGGACGGCGCGAGCAACGCGGGCGCACTCGGCTCGCGTCTGAAGCCCCGCGACGTCGACTCACGATTAGGCCCATTTATCCGGTTCCGACACGAAACAACGAACGTCATGTCCGAATCCTCGTTCACCATCAGCGACGACTGGAACGCGCTCTACATCGACGGCGAGTGGGTCGAACCCGGCGACCGCGACGAACTCGGGGTCGAGAACCCCGCGACCCGCGAGCGGGTGACGACCGTCCCGGCCGGAACCGAGGACGACGTGGACCGCGCCTACGACGCCGCGGTCGCGGCCCAGTCGGCGTGGGCCGACCGCCCGGCCGACGAGCGCGCAGAGGTCATCGAGCGCGCGGGCGAACTGCTCGACGACCACCGCGACGACATCCTCGAAGCGCTCGCGGTCGAGTCCGGAAGCGCGAACACGAAGGCGTTCGCCGAGTGGCAGACCGCCCGCGGAATGGTCGACCACGCCGTCGGGTTCGCCGACGACCTGACCACCGAGACCAGCGACTCGATGATTCCGGGCAAGACCAACGAGGTCCAGCGGATTCCGAAGGGCGTCGTGACCGTCATCTCGCCGTGGAACTTCCCGTTCAATCTCTCGATGCGGGCGGTCGCGCCCGCGCTCGCGGCTGGCAACGCGGTCGTCCTCAAGCCCGCGTCGCCGACGCCCGTGACCGGCGGCCTCCTGCTCGCGCGAATCTTCGAGGAGGCTGGCCTGCCCGACGGCGTGCTCAACGTCGTCACCGGCAGGGGGTCGGACATCGGCGACGCCATCGCGGGCCACCCCGACGCCGACGTGATGGCGTTCACCGGGTCGACCGAGGTCGGAAAGCGCGTCGCGTCGAAGGCGGCCGAGAACCTCGCGCTCCCGGCGATGGAACTCGGCGGCAACAACCCCTTCGTCGTGACCGAGGACGCAGACCTCGACGCCGCCGTCGATTCAGCGGTGTTCGGGTCGTTCCTCCATCAGGGCCAGATCTGCATCTCCATCAACCGCCACCTCGTCCACGAGTCGCTGTACGACGAGTACGTCGAGCGCCTCGCCGAGCGCGCCGAGGCGTTGCCCGTCGGCGACCCCCGCGACCGCGAGAACGTGGTCGGGCCCGTCATCGACGAGTCCCAGCGCGACCAGATGCTGGCGTACGTCGAGGAGACGGTCGAGGCCGGGGCGACCCTCGAAACCGGCGGCGGCCACGAGGACCTCTACGTCGAGCCGACCGTCCTCTCGGACGCGACCAACGACATGGCCGCCGCGTGCAACGAGCACTTCGGCCCCATCGCGCCCGTCATCCCGTTCTCGGACGAGGAGGAGGCGGTCGAACTCGCCAACGACACCGAGTACGGACTCGCGGCGGCGGTCCACTCGGGCGACCTCGACCGCGCGCGGGACATCGCCGACCGCATCGAGGCCGGGATGGTCCACGTCAACGACCAGCCCATCAACGAGGAACCCCACGTCCCGTTCGGCGGCCTGAAGGATTCGGGAATCGGCCGGTACGACGGCCGCGAAATCTTCGAGGAAGTGACGACCACCAAGTGGGTGTCGGTCCAAGAGGAGACGCGCGAGTACCCGTTCTGAGCCACCCGCCCCTCGGAAATCCGGACCGAAGGGGATGCTCGCGCGGCGAAATCGCGGAGCGCGATTTCGCCGCGCGAGCATCGAGTTCTCGGTAGTGGGGGCGCTCGGGGAGACTTCGACGGACGACCAACCGACAGTCTCACCGCTCGGTCTCGGGCCACACCGCGAACACGGCGACCGCGAGCGCGGCGACCAGCCACGCGCCGAGGCCGACGACGCTGGCGACGGGCGAGGCGGCCGGAACCCCCGTCTCGACCCCGCCGACGACGGTCTCCAGTACGAGACCGCGGAACGCGCTGTTGGGGCTCAGCGCGAGCAACGACGGGAGGGCGGCGTCGGGGACGACGCCGCCCGCGAGCCCGGCGACGAGTCCGGCGTCGAAGCCGAGGACGAGCGCCAGGCCGAACGCCGTGGCGAGCGCGAGCCCCGCGCGGGCGGTCCCGGCCGTCGCCGAGATGGCGATGGCCACCGCCGCGACGACCAGCGCGAACGCCGCGGTGAGGACGACGAACCGGACGTAGCGTATCGGCGAGTCCATGCCCGCGTGGGTCGCGAGAAAACTGCTCTCGGTGCCGCCCGAGAGCGGAACGACCGCCGCCACCGCGAGCAGCGGGACGAGGACCGCGACCAGCAACGCCGACGCGCGACCGAGGTAGGTGCCGAGGACGAACGTCGCCCGCGAGACCGGATAGGTCCGGACGACGTCGAGTTCGCCCCGTCGGTCGTCGCCGAGGACGGCGCGGTAGCCGAACGCCAGCGCGAGCGCCGGGACCAGCACCTCGACGGGCGCGAGCAGGTCGAGCACGAGCGGGACGTACCCGCCCGCGCTCGCGGTCCACGCGAGCGCTCCGACGACCGCCGCGAACCCCGCGGTCAGCGCGAGGAACGCCCGCGTCCGGGCGACGGTGGTGAGTTCGCGGCCGACGACCGCGAGGAGTCGGTCGAACGCCGGGCGACTCACGACTCCTCACCTCCTCGCGTCCGGACGCGGATGGAGGGGTCGCCGTCCTCGCCGTCTTCCCGCGCCGTGAGCGCCAGAAACGCCTCCCGGAGCGACGCCGCGTCGACCGACGCCGCGAGCTCCGCGGGCGGCCCCGACCCGACGATGCGCCCGCGGTCGAGGACGGCGACGGCGTCGGCCTCGGCCGCGCCCGTGAGGTTGTGCGTGGCCAACAGCACGGTCGTCCCGTCGTCGGCGAGGTCGGCGGCCACCTCGAAGATGTACTCGGTCATCCGCGGGTCGAGGTCGCCGGTCGGCTCGTCGAGGACGACCAGCGGCGGGTCACCGAGGATGGCCTGCCCGACGCCGAGCAGTCGGGTCATCCCGCCCGAGAGCGCGTCCACCCGGCGGTCCCGGACCGCCGACAGCCCCACGCGGTCGAGCGTCGCGTCCACGTCGGCCTCGCCGTCGAGCAGGTCGGCGTAGAACCCGAGGGTCTCCGCGACCGTGAACGCGGGCCTGAACGACGGCGACTGGGGGAGGTAGCCGATTCGACGCCCGCTCGGGGCCGGTGGCGGGAGCCTCACGCTCCCGGCGTCCGGGTCGAGTAGCCCGAGTATCGCCCGGAGCAACGTCGTCTTTCCCGAACCGTTCGGCCCCACGAGCGCCGCGACGGTTCCCTCCTCGACGCCGAACGACGCGTCCGACAACACGTCGACGGCCCCGAACGAGTGGGTCAGTCCCTCGACTTCGAGCGCGCGAGTCGCGGACGACTCGGCGCTCGGTCGTTCGCGTCCGTGCTGGCTGGTGTCGGTCATGGTCTCTCGCTGGGTGTGGCGTTCGCGGGTTCGTCGGTCCGGTTCGTTTCGGCGAGCGCGTCCGGGCGGACGGGCTCGGCGAGCGGTGCCTCGTCGACCACGCCGGTCGGTCGGAGCCCGGGGACGAGCCCCTGAAGCGTCCGGATCGCCGCCTGTGCGGGCGACTGGGCGAGCGTGCTCGCGCCCGGGACGTCGCCCACCCGGCCGTCGACCGGTCCGGACGGGTGGAACGACCGGTCTATCGTCCCGTCCCCGTCGGCGTCGACGCCGGGCGCGTCGTCCCAGTAGTTGCCCCGGCCCTCGGCGGTCCAGACCCGGAGCGGCCCGAGGTACGCCGAGACGTCCTCGTCGTTGTCGACGAAGTCGTTCGAGACGACGCGGTTGGTCGGGATGATCGACGCCGCGCGGACCCCGATCTCGTTGCGGGCGACGACGTTCCGCTCGTAGAGGGAGACCTTCGACGGCGCTTTGAGCCCGTATCGGTTGTCGGCGACCACGTTGTCGGCGACGTACGACGCCTCGCCGCCGACGTTGACGCCGACGCCGTTGTCCCGGGCGTCGTTTCCGACGATGAGGTTCCCGGTCGGCCGGGTCATCACCACGACGCCCGTGTCGGCTCCCCGGACGGTGTTGTTCGCCACGAGCGCGTCGGAGGTGTACATCTCGTGGACGCCGAACCGCAAGCCGTCGCGCCCGAGCATCTCGTTGTCCCGGACGACGAGGCCGTCGGCGAGGTGGGTGTAGACGCCGTCCCGACCGTCGACGAACGTCGAGTTCTGGACGACGACCCGCGAGCGCATCACCATCACGCCCATGAAGCCCTCCTGCCACTCGTCACTGCCCTCGACGCTCACGTTGTCGACGACCGCGCGCTGGCTCCACCGGGCGACGACGCCGTTCGCGGGCGTCTCGACGGAGACGTTGCGCACCAGCGAGCCGTTGGCACCCGCGAGTTCGACCCCGGCGTCCCCGTAGCCGTACCCGAGCTGGACGCGGTAGTCCCAGTCGTCGCCGCGGTCGGTCGAGACGTTCTCGTCCACCAGCGTGTCGCCGACCCCCGAGATTCGGAGGTCGGTTATCGCGACCCGGGGCGCGGTCGCCGACACGACGCTCCCGTTCGCGTCGCCCCGGAGGTGGGTCGCCGACCCGGCCCCGCGGAGCGTCAGGGGCTTGTCGACCGTGAGGTTCGCGTCGTAGGTCCCCGGCGGGACCACCACCGTCGTGTTCGGGGGCGCGGCCGCCACGGCTTCCTCGACCGTGTCTGCATCCTCGCCGACCACGACAGAGACCGGCCGGTCGGCCAGGCGGTCTGCGTCGGCGACCCGACCGTCGGCCCAGTCGTGTTGCCGGTCGACCTCGGTCCGGAACGACTCGCGGGTCGACGCGCTGGTGTCGAACGAGCGCGCACGGACCCCGTCCCAGCCGACGACTTCGCCGCCGTGCTCGGCGGCGAAGTCATCGGCGGCGTCCCGCGAGGAGAAAGGCACGACGGTCTCGCCCGCAGGCGTCCGGGCGCGGCTGTCGACCACGAAGTGGGCCTCCTCGGCGGGCACCCACGAGACGAACGAACCGGGGTCGTCGGGCACGCGGAGGTACCCCTCGTCGGTGAGTCGCAGGTCGGCGCGGGCGTAGTCGCTGACGTACGTCGCGAGCGGCGGGCCGAACTGGCGGTCGTGACCGTCGCGACCGAGTTCGTCCACCAGCGCGGTGACGCCGTAGTAGCCGACGACGTAGCGGTACTGCGTGTAGAACACCTCCGCCCGGGGTATCTCGACGTCGCGGTCGTCGGCTTCGACCGTCGCGGCCGCCGTCAGCCCCATGGTGACGGTGTCGTCGAACGGAACCGGGTCGGGGCGGCGCTCGCCCGCGTCCACCACGAACGCGGCGCTACTCACCAGCAGGAAGGCGAACAGGGCGGCGAGGACGGGTCTCGGGTTCATCTGGTCGGTCTCGGTGGTGGCGAGCGTTTCGTCGGTGTCGCTACGGACGGCGTCCTTTTACGACTTCGCCCCGATTCTCGGGGTTCGAGAACGCGCGATATTCGTATGCCTCTCGAACCCCTAGGGTCGAGTGATGTGCTTCGAGGACCCCGACGAGGACGTTCGTCGTCGCCGCAGACACGACCGGCGAGCCGCCGACCCGACCGAGGAGTCGCTCGGACCGGCCCGCACGAACCGCCGCGCCGTACTCGGTGCGGTCGGACTGGCGACGACGGCGTCGCTGGCCGGTTGCATCGGCGACCTGACCGGCGGAAGCGAGGAGACGCCCGAGGCCGTCTCGCTCGCGGACGGACTCGACTGCGACAACTGCGGGATGGTCATCGAGCAACACCCCGGCCCGAACGGCCAGCTCTTCTTCGAAGACCGGTCGCCGGAGGGCCACGACAACCCCGCGCGCTTCGACGCGCTCAAGCAGTGTTTCTTCCCGTACAAGCTCGAACGCGAACAGGAGGGGTGGAACGCAGTCGTCGGCTACGTCACCGACTACTCGTCGGTCGAGTACGACGTCTCGACTCAGGGCGGAACGACCACCATCTCCTCGCACACCGACCCCGAGTCGTTCGCCGAGGCCGAGACCCTCCAGTACGTCGTCGAGAGCGAGGTCGAGGGCGCGATGGGCCCGGACTTCGTCCCGTTCTCCGAGTCCGGGGACGCCGAGTCGTTCGCCGAGGAGTACGGCGGCGAGGTGGTCGCCTACGACGACATCGGCGAGGGATTACTCGGCAACTGACCCTCGGTCAGACCGGCTCTCAGCGTCCGTTTCGACGCCCAGCGCGTCCGGGTCCACCCCGACGCCGACCTCGTTGCGACGCATGAACGGCGGCGTCCACGGGTCGTCGTACTGGAACAGCACGGGCCGTCCCCGGGGTTCGACCCCGCGCTCTGCGAGCGCATCGAGCAGAGCGCGCCGGTGTCGCTCGACCCGGTCGTCGGTGGCGTACCACGAGAACCGCCTGACAGCGAGGGTTCGAGGTGGCTCGACCACGAGTCGAACCGCGGGGTTCGTCGGCACCGGCGCGGTCTCCGGGGCGTAGTCGGCCGGGAGGTAGAACGCCATCGTGACGCCGGTCTCGTCGGATTCCGTGCGGACCGGCGCGGTCATGGGGAGCGCCTCGCTCCCGGTCCGGACCGGACCGCCGGGCTCCGTCGTCGGCTCCCCGCCGGTCGCCACGGGCGCGGTCATCGCCACCTCCTCGCCGCCCTCGTTCTCGCCGGAGATGTACCGGAAGAGGCGGCCGAAGGCCTCGCGGTCGTCGGCGGCGGTCGTCTCGGCGAGGACGGTCCGGGGGTAGCGCCGGACCTCGACGCCGTCGAACCTCCCGCGGACCTCGTAGGAGACGCGTTCGGTCGCGCGGTCGACGTAGAGCCCCCAGCCGACCCACGCCGCCAGCAGGCCGCCAGCGGTCGCGAGCAGTGCCTTGGTTCGGGTGCGCATGGGGAGAGACACGCGACCGACGGCCAAAAGTCCACGCGCCGATTCGGGTCGCCGCCCCGCCCGCCCCGCCGCGACACTTCGACGTATTTTTACGCCCAATCCACCTTCTGTTCCGTATGGCAGACTTCCAGGTCGTCGTCGCGGACCCCGACTCCGGGACGACCTACCAGCGCGACGTGGACGGACAGGACGCGAACCGCTTCCTCGGCAAGGCCATCGGCGAGGAGGTCGACGGCGGCGCGGTCGGCCTCGACGGCTACACCGTCGAGATTACCGGCGGGTCGGACTTCGCCGGTCGCCCGATGCGCGGCGACGTGGCCGGGCCCGACCTGAAGGAGGTCCTGCTCGACGGCGGCACGGGCTACAAGCCCTCCCGCGACGGCGAGCGAAAGCGCGTCACGGTCCGCGGCGGCGAGGTCAGCGACGCGGTCGCACAGCTCAACGTCAAGGTCGCAGAGCGCGGCGACGCCGACGTCGAGGACCTGCTCGGCGAGGGCGGCGACGAGGACGCCGACGAGGAAGCCGACGAGTAAGCGACCACAGCCGTTTTCTCTCTCAAGTTCCTACGCCGACACAGCGACCGCCATGGCAGACCGCATCTCCAGCGACCACTCCTCGCTCACGACAGTCCGTGCGACGCTCGTCAAGAGCGGCGGACTCGACCGCCCGAAGATCGAGATTCCCGACGACGAGGCAGACCGCTTTCCGGACGACGAACTCGTCCGCGTGGTCGCCGACGACACCGAGTACCGCGCCCGAATCGAGACGCCCCTGACCGACGACGGCCGCGAGATTCGAGGACTGTACGAGACCCCTCGGCTCGCGCGCAACCCCGGGGAGGGCGAGAACCGCCTCGGCTCGTGGGTCGCAGACACCGGCGTCGAGTTCGGCCAGTCGGTCCTCGTCGACGTGGTCGAGGAGGGGTTCAAGTACGGCCTGCGCGAACCCGGCGAGCGCGTCTTCTACGAGGCGACCGAGTCGCCCGACGAGGGACTGGCCGACATCGCGAAGCAGTTGGACGAGTGAACTCGCGGCAGGTGAAGTAGTTCTCGTGGTGACGCCCTGCGCAGGATTCACCACGGGTGGGACTGAAAGGGGCCGGGCGCTCGCGTTCATGTAGTCGCCTCAGCGACCCCTATTCGGCGCGGGTTGTGCGGAGAGCGCCGAATATGTCGCTGAGCGACCGCGAGCGCCCGGGGGCTTTCGAGGACGATACGGTTCGGGCATAGACGAACTCTCCCTGTTCGCCGACCCAACTCCCTCCCGAATCGAGAGCGCGGCCCTTTTCCCGCCATCCCACCTACCCCGGCACATGACCAAACGAGACGAGTTCCTCGCGGGCGAGCGCCCCGAGGACGTGGCGCTGTACCTCGCCGACTCGTTCGTGGACGGCGACGGCGAGGGACTCGCCAAGCACGGCGAGGCGGTCGAGAACGGCACCGTCCTCGTCGTCGAGGGCGAACAGGGCCGGAGCGTCTTCAACACGGCGACCGGGATGGACGCGATGGGATTCGCCAAGCAGGCGATGGGCACCGAGGGGACCATCGACCGCGGCCTCGCGGGCGGCGAGTGCCCCGACTGCGACGGCGAGGTGCGGTTCGTCTTCGCGTTCGCCGAGGAGCAGAACGAGGACGTGGGCGGCCTCTACGCCGAGGGGAGCGTGATTCACGCCTACGCGCATTGTGAATGCGGGACCTCCTTCGCCGAGAAGTGGGTCGCCGACGATGCGGAGTGACTTTTCGGACTGCGACTACTGGAGAGACCAGAAGCAGGAGGACGGTTTAGAAAGCCCCCGGACGCTGAACCCGCCGGGACTCGTTGCGCGCCGCGTTCCGGGCATGCGGCGCTCCGCGCCGTTCCGGGCTTTCGCGGTGCTTACTTCGTCCGGGCGGGATTCAGCGCCCGGCCCCTTTCAGTCCCTCCCGACGGTGGTCGGTGTCCCCTTAGATTCCGTCGGTTGATGCCACGGCCCAAGCCGTTTTGCCGCGGGGCGTCCCACGCCCGCCATGGGCGAGGCCGACTACGAGCGCGTCCCGCTCGACGACTGGGCGTCGGTCCGGACCCACCTCCGGGACTTTGCGGAGGGCGGGGCCGTCACCGAGAGCGACGAGGGCATCGCGGTCACTGTCGGGAGCGCCCGGTTCTCGGTCACGCGCGACGGCCGCGTCGAGGCCGGAATGCCCCTCCACGACTTCGAGGACGGCGGCGTCGAGGCGCTCTACTTCGACCGCGCTCACGACCGAATCCGCGTCGAGGGCGGGGAGGTCTCCTACGAGTTCCGCAGACCCTCGTAAGGGGTTTGGTCCCCGGGTGCCTCGGTCACGACGATGACCGACGACGAGGCGGGCAGACCACCCGAGGTCGCGGCGGTCGGGAGCGCGGTCGTGGACCGCATCTACGCGCTGACGAACCTCCCGGAACCCGACGGCGGGGCGTTCGTCTGCGAGGAATCGACCGCGGTCGGCGGGGTCGCCGCGAACGTCGCGGCCGGACTCGCCCGCCTCGGGCGCGAGGCGGGCGTCGTCTCCCGGGTCGGCGACGACGAGGCGGGTCGACGGGTCTTCGCCGACCTGCGCGAGCGCGGCATCGACGTCGAGAGGGTTCAGTGGGGCGACGAGCGGACCTCCTACTCGCTGATTCTCCGGGACCCCGACGGCGAACGCATGATAATCGCGGGCGGCGAGGCCGTGCCGAACCTCCGGCTCACCGACTCGGACCGCGAGTACCTCCGGCGGGCAGACGTTATTTTCACCAGCGCGTACGCGCCCGACCCCGTGGTCGCCGACCTCGCCGACCTCGCGGGGGGCGACTCCGGCGACGGCTCCGACGACCCCGACGACCCCGACGACCGTCCCGCCCTCGCGTTCGACCTCTCCGGACCGCTCTCGGAACTCCAAGACCGCGCCGCGCGTCGGGAGACCATCGACGACCTCCTGACCGTCTGCGACCTGTTCGTCGCCAACGAGGTGTCGGCCCGGTCGTACCTCGGTGTCGGACCGCGCGAGGCGATAGCGGAACTCCGCGAGCGCGGCGTCCGGCGGGCCGCGGTCACCCGCGGGGCCGACGGCGCGCTCCTGCTCGACGGCGGGGAGGTCCTCGAAGTTCCGGCGTTCGAGGTCGAGGTCGCCGACGCGACCGGCGCGGGCGACGCGTTCACCGCGGGGCTCGTCCACGCGTGGCTCCTCGGCGGTCGTTCTTCGGTGGAGGCCGGTCGGTTCGCGGCCGCGGCGGCCGCGCTCAACTGCACCGCCGAGGGCGCGCGCGGCGGCCTGCCGACCGAAGATGAGGCGAACGAACTCCTCGATTAGCGCGCCTTCTCGGTCCCCGTCAGCGCGCGTCGTCGGCGGCCGCGACCAGTTCCGCGACCCGCGCCTCGTCGACGGGGTTCGTGGTCTCGCCCCCCTCCTTCAGGGCGGTCCCGACGACGACGCCGTCGGCGGTGGCGAGCAGGTCGGCGACGTTCTCGCGGGTGGTGCCGCTCCCGACGAGGACCGGCGCGTCGAGTCCGGCCTCGTCGCGCGCTCTGGCGACCGCTTCGAGGTGGTCGCCAGCGACCTCGTGGCCCGTGCCCGCGCCGCTGACGAGTACGCCCTCGGCGAGGCCGCGCTGGACCGGTTCGGCCACGGCCTCGGCGTCGACGGGTCGCTCGGCGAGCGGCGCGGAGTGTTTCACGTCGAGGTCGGCGAGGACGGCGGCGTCCGAGTCGAGGCGGTCGCGCAGGCGCATCGTCTCGTGGGCCTCCCCCTCGACGATTCCCTGGTCCGTCACGCGCGCGCCGACGTGGACGTTCACCCGGACGAACGCCGCGCCGACCGCGGCCGCGACCGAGAGCGCGGCCGCGGCGTCGTTGCGGAGGACGTTGATTCCCAGCGGGAGCGAGACGGCGTCGCGAATCTCGGTCGCGACGCGGGTCATCGACGCGACCACATGCTTGGGCACGTCGTCGGGGTAGAAGGGCGCGTCGCCGAAGTTCTCGACCAGCAGGGCGTCGACGCCCCCGGCTTCGAGGCGGCGGGCGTCCCGCAGGGCCGACTCGTGGACCGCGTCGAAGTCGCCGTCGTACTTCGGCGCGCCCGGGAGAGGCGGGAGGTGGACCATGCCGACGACCGGTTTCTCGGCGTCGATGGCGTCGAGGTTCATGTTCTCCCGGTGGGGGAGACCGGTGTTAAGGGGTTCGTTCGTGCGGAGATTCAAAAGCGATGGCGAGGAAACCAA from Halorussus salilacus carries:
- a CDS encoding nitrous oxide reductase accessory protein NosL; amino-acid sequence: MCFEDPDEDVRRRRRHDRRAADPTEESLGPARTNRRAVLGAVGLATTASLAGCIGDLTGGSEETPEAVSLADGLDCDNCGMVIEQHPGPNGQLFFEDRSPEGHDNPARFDALKQCFFPYKLEREQEGWNAVVGYVTDYSSVEYDVSTQGGTTTISSHTDPESFAEAETLQYVVESEVEGAMGPDFVPFSESGDAESFAEEYGGEVVAYDDIGEGLLGN
- a CDS encoding SOUL family heme-binding protein, translated to MRTRTKALLATAGGLLAAWVGWGLYVDRATERVSYEVRGRFDGVEVRRYPRTVLAETTAADDREAFGRLFRYISGENEGGEEVAMTAPVATGGEPTTEPGGPVRTGSEALPMTAPVRTESDETGVTMAFYLPADYAPETAPVPTNPAVRLVVEPPRTLAVRRFSWYATDDRVERHRRALLDALAERGVEPRGRPVLFQYDDPWTPPFMRRNEVGVGVDPDALGVETDAESRSDRGSVAE
- a CDS encoding 30S ribosomal protein S6e, whose product is MADFQVVVADPDSGTTYQRDVDGQDANRFLGKAIGEEVDGGAVGLDGYTVEITGGSDFAGRPMRGDVAGPDLKEVLLDGGTGYKPSRDGERKRVTVRGGEVSDAVAQLNVKVAERGDADVEDLLGEGGDEDADEEADE
- a CDS encoding DUF7112 family protein, translated to MADRISSDHSSLTTVRATLVKSGGLDRPKIEIPDDEADRFPDDELVRVVADDTEYRARIETPLTDDGREIRGLYETPRLARNPGEGENRLGSWVADTGVEFGQSVLVDVVEEGFKYGLREPGERVFYEATESPDEGLADIAKQLDE
- a CDS encoding DUF5807 family protein, encoding MTKRDEFLAGERPEDVALYLADSFVDGDGEGLAKHGEAVENGTVLVVEGEQGRSVFNTATGMDAMGFAKQAMGTEGTIDRGLAGGECPDCDGEVRFVFAFAEEQNEDVGGLYAEGSVIHAYAHCECGTSFAEKWVADDAE
- a CDS encoding carbohydrate kinase family protein is translated as MTDDEAGRPPEVAAVGSAVVDRIYALTNLPEPDGGAFVCEESTAVGGVAANVAAGLARLGREAGVVSRVGDDEAGRRVFADLRERGIDVERVQWGDERTSYSLILRDPDGERMIIAGGEAVPNLRLTDSDREYLRRADVIFTSAYAPDPVVADLADLAGGDSGDGSDDPDDPDDRPALAFDLSGPLSELQDRAARRETIDDLLTVCDLFVANEVSARSYLGVGPREAIAELRERGVRRAAVTRGADGALLLDGGEVLEVPAFEVEVADATGAGDAFTAGLVHAWLLGGRSSVEAGRFAAAAAALNCTAEGARGGLPTEDEANELLD
- a CDS encoding BtpA/SgcQ family protein, with product MNLDAIDAEKPVVGMVHLPPLPGAPKYDGDFDAVHESALRDARRLEAGGVDALLVENFGDAPFYPDDVPKHVVASMTRVATEIRDAVSLPLGINVLRNDAAAALSVAAAVGAAFVRVNVHVGARVTDQGIVEGEAHETMRLRDRLDSDAAVLADLDVKHSAPLAERPVDAEAVAEPVQRGLAEGVLVSGAGTGHEVAGDHLEAVARARDEAGLDAPVLVGSGTTRENVADLLATADGVVVGTALKEGGETTNPVDEARVAELVAAADDAR